In the Peptoclostridium acidaminophilum DSM 3953 genome, one interval contains:
- a CDS encoding YitT family protein: MPKKHKIISFISRVIFMVLGATLASIALQVFLIPNNVIDGGVVGISIIASHLTKLPLGLFTFVLNIPFLVIGYNHIGKTFTLSTLFSVACLSVGVSIMQPIPEITHDVLLASVFGGIILGAGVGLIIRNGGSLDGTEIVAIILDKRHSFSIGEIVMFFNLFILSSAGFVFGWDRAMYSLIAYFIAFKVIDITVEGIDESKAVIIISEKHKDISEAIMDRLGRGLTLLDGRGAYMGVETDVIYVIVSRLEIAKLKSIVHGFDENALMTIGSVEVSGKKYKKKAIH; encoded by the coding sequence ATGCCTAAAAAACACAAGATTATATCTTTCATAAGCAGGGTAATATTCATGGTACTCGGCGCCACCCTTGCCTCAATAGCGCTCCAGGTATTCCTTATTCCAAACAACGTAATCGACGGAGGCGTCGTCGGAATATCGATAATAGCGAGCCATCTGACGAAGTTGCCGCTGGGACTTTTTACATTCGTTCTCAACATACCGTTTCTCGTAATAGGCTACAACCACATAGGAAAGACTTTTACGCTGTCGACGTTATTTTCAGTCGCATGCCTTTCGGTGGGCGTGTCTATTATGCAGCCTATTCCTGAGATTACACATGATGTCCTGCTGGCTTCGGTATTTGGCGGGATAATACTAGGCGCGGGAGTTGGGCTGATAATCAGAAACGGAGGCTCGCTGGATGGAACTGAGATAGTTGCCATAATACTCGACAAGAGGCACAGTTTCTCAATAGGTGAAATAGTAATGTTCTTCAACCTGTTCATACTAAGCAGCGCAGGATTTGTTTTCGGTTGGGACAGGGCAATGTATTCGCTGATAGCATATTTCATAGCTTTCAAGGTAATCGATATTACAGTTGAAGGTATCGACGAGTCTAAGGCTGTTATCATAATATCGGAAAAGCATAAGGACATTTCAGAAGCCATAATGGACAGGCTTGGAAGGGGGCTCACTCTGCTTGACGGCAGGGGGGCATACATGGGAGTCGAAACTGATGTCATATATGTTATAGTGTCGCGTCTTGAGATTGCAAAGCTAAAATCGATTGTCCACGGTTTTGATGAGAATGCACTCATGACGATTGGAAGCGTCGAGGTTTCAGGCAAGAAGTACAAGAAGAAGGCTATACACTAA
- a CDS encoding electron transfer flavoprotein subunit beta/FixA family protein, protein MNIIVCVKQVPDTSEVKLDKKTNTIIREGVDSIINPYDSYALEEGVRLKEKLGGKVSLISMGIPAVKGMLKEAMAAGADEAFLLSDRRFAGADSLATAYSLYLGVKKIRDYDLIICGKQAIDGDTAQVGPSLAQKLGIPHVSYVISILEASDKKLKVKRLVDDAYEIIEVELPALITVEKGINIPRFPTIEGFFRAGEKGVNVWGADDVMADMKHIGLEGSATWVLRTFAPSYEKSVSMISGSPKEQAIGALKALADAGFMEIGGEGE, encoded by the coding sequence ATGAACATTATAGTCTGCGTAAAACAGGTTCCAGATACAAGCGAGGTAAAGCTGGACAAGAAGACGAACACAATAATAAGGGAAGGTGTGGATTCAATAATTAATCCATACGACTCATATGCGCTTGAGGAAGGTGTTAGATTAAAGGAAAAGCTAGGAGGTAAGGTGAGCCTTATTAGTATGGGTATTCCTGCGGTCAAGGGAATGCTGAAGGAGGCCATGGCAGCCGGAGCTGACGAGGCATTTCTTCTCAGCGACAGACGATTTGCAGGTGCAGATTCTCTGGCTACAGCATATTCCCTTTACTTGGGAGTAAAGAAAATAAGAGACTACGACCTTATAATATGCGGAAAGCAGGCTATAGACGGAGATACTGCCCAGGTTGGTCCGAGCTTGGCGCAAAAACTTGGCATTCCCCATGTGAGTTACGTGATTTCCATACTAGAAGCGTCTGATAAAAAGCTTAAGGTGAAGAGGCTTGTGGATGATGCATATGAAATAATAGAAGTGGAGCTTCCGGCGCTGATTACAGTAGAAAAAGGAATTAACATTCCAAGGTTTCCTACAATAGAAGGTTTTTTCAGGGCTGGAGAAAAGGGCGTTAATGTATGGGGGGCAGACGATGTAATGGCTGACATGAAGCATATAGGGCTTGAAGGGTCGGCTACATGGGTGCTTAGGACATTTGCCCCCAGCTATGAAAAAAGTGTGAGCATGATAAGCGGAAGCCCTAAAGAGCAGGCGATCGGAGCTTTAAAGGCTCTTGCTGACGCCGGATTTATGGAAATTGGCGGGGAGGGTGAATAA
- a CDS encoding electron transfer flavoprotein subunit alpha: protein MAKIIVLEEKCVGCGKCINVCPFNAITLENNKAVIGDACVMCGACERNCPFGAIKIERIQGYEQDISLYKGVWVFAEQRGGETAGVAFELLGAARRLADRLGESVAAVLIGDGVSERARELIAYGADFVYVVEGKEYENFSDELYANACVKLAEEHRPSIFLLGATAYGRSLAPRISSSLETGLTADCTVLDIDEESGMFVQTRPAFGGNIMASIVCPARRPQMATVRPRVMKKPEPDFGRSGSTVMFLPVMAGTPKARLLERIQEEGFGTSLSDAEVIVAAGRGICDSKNLELVEELARLLNGAVGASRPIVDAGWIDHSHQVGQTGRTVAPKLYIAAGISGAVQHVAGMSSSDFIVAINKDKDAPIFKIANIGIVGDSAEIIKELIAQLKSKQAKSAE, encoded by the coding sequence ATGGCAAAGATAATAGTTTTAGAAGAAAAGTGCGTGGGCTGCGGCAAATGCATAAACGTATGCCCGTTCAATGCCATAACCTTGGAAAACAATAAGGCGGTAATAGGGGATGCCTGCGTAATGTGCGGAGCGTGCGAAAGGAACTGCCCGTTTGGAGCCATCAAGATAGAAAGAATTCAGGGCTACGAGCAGGACATATCTCTTTACAAGGGAGTCTGGGTGTTTGCCGAGCAAAGAGGGGGCGAAACAGCCGGAGTTGCATTCGAGCTTCTTGGAGCCGCCCGAAGACTGGCCGACAGACTGGGGGAGAGTGTAGCGGCTGTTCTGATTGGTGACGGAGTGTCTGAAAGGGCACGGGAGCTCATAGCGTACGGGGCAGACTTTGTATACGTTGTGGAAGGCAAAGAATATGAGAATTTCAGCGACGAGCTTTATGCTAACGCTTGTGTAAAACTGGCAGAAGAGCACAGACCGTCGATATTTCTCCTAGGAGCTACAGCTTATGGAAGAAGCCTTGCGCCAAGGATATCATCGAGTCTTGAAACAGGTCTTACTGCCGACTGCACTGTACTAGACATAGACGAGGAAAGCGGCATGTTCGTACAGACAAGGCCAGCCTTCGGAGGCAACATCATGGCTTCCATAGTATGTCCGGCGAGAAGGCCTCAGATGGCTACCGTCAGGCCGAGGGTTATGAAGAAGCCGGAGCCGGATTTTGGAAGGAGCGGGAGCACTGTCATGTTCTTGCCTGTGATGGCGGGAACCCCAAAGGCGAGGCTGCTTGAGCGTATACAGGAGGAGGGCTTTGGAACATCCCTATCAGATGCGGAGGTTATAGTGGCAGCAGGACGCGGTATATGCGATTCCAAGAATCTGGAGCTTGTTGAAGAGCTTGCAAGACTTTTAAACGGCGCTGTTGGTGCATCACGCCCTATAGTTGATGCGGGATGGATCGATCACAGCCATCAGGTAGGCCAGACCGGAAGAACCGTAGCTCCAAAGCTTTATATTGCCGCAGGAATATCGGGCGCAGTTCAGCATGTGGCGGGGATGTCATCCTCGGACTTCATAGTTGCCATAAACAAGGACAAGGATGCTCCGATATTTAAGATTGCAAATATAGGCATAGTCGGTGACTCGGCTGAAATAATAAAAGAGCTCATAGCTCAACTTAAATCCAAACAAGCAAAATCCGCAGAATGA
- a CDS encoding metallophosphoesterase family protein, with protein sequence MKIALLSDCHGNIAALESAMKIVESQKTDQIYFLGDMVGYYPNPNECLEIAKKHNCLMGNHEYACIHPSYSKLFNSAAQNAIRWTKNNLTVDNIDYISKLSYTLEDMDAKIKMAHGALTNPFEYIQSKVTAFANFELFTEQILFIGHTHRAAVWTQSLNEPYDIKLTEVWESFTFDLESDKRYIINIGSVGQPRDGNPNGCFVIFDSLEKNIRFIRFEYPIEVTYQRALDAGMDSMLCNRLFAGI encoded by the coding sequence TTGAAAATTGCTCTGCTTTCAGACTGCCACGGCAACATAGCCGCACTTGAATCTGCAATGAAAATAGTTGAATCGCAAAAGACTGATCAGATTTATTTTTTGGGTGATATGGTGGGCTACTACCCAAACCCTAATGAGTGCCTGGAAATTGCAAAAAAACACAATTGCCTAATGGGCAACCACGAATACGCCTGCATACATCCATCCTATTCCAAACTTTTTAACTCCGCCGCTCAAAACGCCATAAGATGGACTAAAAACAACCTAACTGTCGACAATATTGATTATATAAGCAAGCTGTCCTACACCTTGGAGGACATGGATGCCAAAATTAAAATGGCCCATGGGGCTTTGACTAATCCTTTCGAATATATCCAAAGCAAGGTTACTGCGTTTGCAAATTTCGAACTTTTCACAGAACAGATTTTGTTTATTGGACATACCCACAGAGCAGCAGTATGGACTCAGAGTCTAAATGAGCCCTATGACATAAAGCTGACTGAGGTTTGGGAAAGCTTCACATTCGATTTGGAAAGTGACAAAAGATATATCATAAACATAGGCTCAGTTGGCCAGCCTAGAGACGGCAATCCGAATGGGTGTTTTGTCATTTTCGACTCATTGGAAAAAAACATCAGATTCATAAGGTTCGAGTATCCAATAGAGGTGACATATCAGCGAGCTCTTGATGCTGGAATGGACTCCATGCTCTGCAACAGGTTGTTTGCGGGCATATAG
- a CDS encoding FHA domain-containing protein — protein MFNILSLFFRYLFIIIIYLFIFAIIRLIYLDIKGVATLKSARSYLKLIVMKEYLPFQVNDMYAINKSITIGRKQGNDIVINDPYMSSEHLKIAANGNHFILTDLGSSNGTYINGERIEGAVELKNNDRIRLGQLEFLFVAK, from the coding sequence ATGTTCAATATACTCTCACTGTTTTTCAGGTATCTATTTATCATAATCATATACTTGTTCATATTTGCCATTATAAGACTCATTTATCTTGACATCAAAGGCGTCGCTACTCTAAAAAGCGCCCGCTCGTATCTCAAGCTTATTGTCATGAAGGAATATCTTCCTTTCCAGGTTAATGACATGTATGCAATAAACAAATCAATCACCATAGGAAGAAAGCAAGGGAATGATATAGTAATAAACGATCCGTACATGTCGAGCGAGCATTTGAAAATAGCAGCTAACGGCAATCACTTTATACTGACTGACCTTGGCAGCTCCAACGGGACTTATATAAACGGGGAGCGCATAGAAGGCGCGGTTGAACTTAAAAACAACGACCGTATCAGACTTGGTCAGCTTGAATTCCTATTCGTAGCCAAGTAA
- a CDS encoding FtsW/RodA/SpoVE family cell cycle protein: MIRKLLSYKIPQNLILTIDIMAILLLSFYGGSFDSSVLILGVLLSLIIYISNYALLKISPGDHYMFLIISMLVSIGVIVIYRLSPDYGFRQVKWFGLGIAAYFAFYFFTKHVPLLRKWTIVYAALSFALFLATLVLGVKIKGSTNWIQIAGHSFQPTEFIKILLVFLLASYYTLNKKPFNTYWLLGIIYAFIGFLFIQRDLGTVMIFYFVFMTIFYIFEEDRKLVYYNILGALLIGIAGYFAVSHVQVRITAWLEPWKYADSMGYQIIQSLIAIASGGFFGTGIGLGHPEFIPEVHTDFIFSAICEEMGILGGIGVIMLFMILVYRGFKIALNQDDRFFKIIALGITTILGFQAFIIIGGVIKMIPLTGVTLPFVSYGGSSLISSFAALGILQVASEKSQTAQEGSNG, translated from the coding sequence ATGATTAGAAAGCTTTTATCTTACAAGATTCCACAAAACCTAATACTCACTATCGACATTATGGCCATTCTCCTGCTGAGCTTCTATGGCGGCAGCTTTGACAGCTCAGTGCTGATTTTGGGCGTGCTTTTGTCTCTTATAATATACATCTCCAATTATGCTCTGCTTAAAATATCGCCCGGAGACCATTATATGTTTCTTATAATAAGCATGCTGGTAAGCATCGGTGTCATAGTCATATACAGGTTGAGTCCGGATTATGGCTTCAGGCAGGTCAAGTGGTTCGGCCTTGGCATAGCTGCGTATTTTGCGTTCTACTTCTTCACAAAACATGTGCCGCTTCTTCGCAAATGGACTATTGTTTATGCCGCCCTTTCGTTTGCGCTGTTTTTGGCGACCCTGGTGCTGGGCGTGAAGATTAAAGGCTCAACCAACTGGATTCAAATTGCAGGTCACAGCTTCCAGCCTACGGAGTTCATAAAGATACTCCTTGTTTTCCTGCTAGCCTCTTACTACACCCTCAATAAAAAGCCATTCAATACATACTGGCTTTTGGGAATAATATACGCGTTCATAGGCTTCCTCTTCATCCAACGCGACCTTGGAACCGTCATGATTTTTTATTTCGTATTCATGACGATATTCTATATATTCGAAGAGGACAGAAAGCTTGTCTACTATAACATACTTGGAGCGCTGCTTATAGGTATTGCCGGCTACTTTGCAGTGAGCCATGTGCAGGTTCGGATTACCGCTTGGCTTGAGCCTTGGAAATATGCCGACAGCATGGGCTACCAGATAATCCAGTCGCTTATTGCAATAGCATCAGGAGGATTCTTTGGAACAGGCATCGGCCTTGGCCATCCCGAGTTCATTCCCGAGGTCCATACGGACTTCATATTCTCCGCAATATGCGAGGAGATGGGTATACTCGGGGGCATTGGAGTAATAATGCTCTTTATGATACTCGTATACAGGGGCTTTAAAATCGCCCTTAACCAGGACGACAGATTTTTCAAGATAATAGCCCTTGGCATAACAACCATACTGGGATTCCAGGCCTTCATAATAATAGGAGGCGTAATTAAAATGATTCCGCTTACAGGTGTCACTCTGCCGTTTGTAAGCTACGGAGGCAGCTCTCTCATATCCAGCTTTGCCGCGCTTGGAATTCTGCAGGTAGCCTCTGAAAAATCGCAGACAGCACAGGAGGGCTCTAATGGATAA
- a CDS encoding peptidoglycan D,D-transpeptidase FtsI family protein, whose product MDKTDKRIIKVLTALTLMFMGLVVYLTYFQVFQASKVVNSNYNKRLWANEESVLRGTIYDRNGSVLAYSEKTENGQTRLYPFGNLYSHVIGYSYREYGKSGLEDSYNKELLNLYKNPIEEITQKITGPRKNGNNLALTLDNSLQDKASKYLSGKKGSIILMNPKTGEIYAMVSKPDFDPATLKEDWEDIVENQDSPFINRASMGLYTPGSVFKIITATAALEKGLSRSYDCKGSIVIEGYELRDYGGNSHGSVDLKKAMEVSCNSAFASMGLELGSAALRDTAQNYLFNEKIPFDIKTKDSIFPEGGMTKPELGASAIGQGKILVTPLNMLLATSAIANDGDIVKPYLVQKVISPEGSVLKETTPDILATATDALTAQTIKDMMVNVVDNGTGKNAHIRNVKVAGKTGTAENETGKEHAWFVGFAPADDPKVAVVVVLESAGSTGGKSAAPIARDMIISALNRIQ is encoded by the coding sequence ATGGATAAGACCGACAAGAGAATAATAAAGGTCCTGACAGCCTTAACCCTCATGTTCATGGGCCTTGTAGTATACCTGACATATTTCCAGGTATTCCAGGCATCGAAGGTTGTCAACAGTAACTACAACAAGAGGCTCTGGGCCAACGAGGAAAGCGTACTGCGCGGCACAATATACGATAGAAACGGCAGCGTGCTGGCCTACAGCGAGAAGACAGAAAACGGCCAAACCCGCCTGTATCCCTTCGGCAATCTCTACAGCCATGTCATAGGCTACAGCTACAGGGAATACGGAAAATCGGGACTCGAAGACTCCTACAACAAGGAGCTTCTCAACTTGTATAAAAACCCAATAGAAGAGATAACCCAGAAGATTACTGGTCCCAGGAAAAATGGGAACAATCTTGCGCTCACGCTAGACAACTCGCTCCAGGATAAGGCCTCAAAATACCTGTCAGGCAAAAAAGGCTCCATTATTCTCATGAATCCTAAAACCGGAGAAATATACGCCATGGTGAGCAAGCCCGATTTCGATCCGGCAACGCTCAAGGAAGACTGGGAGGACATCGTCGAGAATCAGGACAGCCCATTTATCAACAGAGCCTCTATGGGGCTCTATACTCCGGGCTCTGTATTCAAGATAATCACGGCAACAGCCGCCCTTGAAAAAGGTCTAAGCAGGAGCTATGACTGCAAGGGCAGCATAGTAATAGAAGGCTATGAGCTGCGCGACTACGGCGGAAACTCACACGGAAGCGTCGATCTCAAAAAGGCAATGGAGGTTTCCTGCAATTCGGCCTTTGCAAGCATGGGGCTTGAACTTGGCAGCGCTGCTCTTCGCGACACTGCTCAAAATTACCTGTTCAACGAGAAGATTCCTTTCGACATAAAGACAAAGGACTCAATATTCCCCGAGGGCGGCATGACAAAGCCTGAGCTTGGAGCAAGCGCCATAGGCCAGGGCAAGATACTCGTCACACCGCTCAACATGCTGCTTGCCACAAGCGCGATAGCCAACGACGGAGACATCGTAAAGCCTTACCTCGTGCAAAAAGTCATCTCGCCCGAAGGCAGTGTTCTAAAGGAAACCACCCCAGACATACTTGCCACTGCAACCGACGCGCTCACAGCTCAAACCATTAAGGATATGATGGTAAACGTTGTGGACAATGGGACAGGAAAAAACGCCCACATCAGAAATGTTAAGGTGGCGGGCAAGACAGGTACAGCTGAAAATGAGACAGGCAAGGAGCATGCCTGGTTTGTGGGCTTTGCCCCGGCGGACGATCCTAAGGTTGCAGTTGTAGTAGTGCTTGAAAGCGCCGGCTCCACTGGCGGAAAAAGCGCCGCTCCTATTGCAAGGGACATGATTATAAGCGCTCTGAATAGAATACAGTAA
- a CDS encoding ABC transporter permease, with the protein MTGGAVNLSFFQVLAAYVFVAFVLFVVKVRGIKREREIMISSIRMTLQLILTGYVLLYIFKRPDPLMTVGIIVLMEIFAVHTVFKKFKGRISDSLKKVIAISLIAGTLLCLLYFLFVVVRISPWYNPQYFIPIAGMFIGNSMTGISLGVNSLTEGMTAKRYIVEEALILGATPEAAARDIVNKTFDAAILPTINSMVGMGIVFLPGMMTGQILSGTIPTTAIAYQIAIMLGILGAVSLSVITMLQLGYKTFFNKESQLL; encoded by the coding sequence ATGACTGGGGGAGCTGTCAATCTGTCTTTTTTTCAGGTACTTGCAGCATATGTTTTCGTGGCATTTGTGCTTTTTGTCGTTAAAGTCCGAGGCATCAAGAGGGAAAGAGAAATTATGATATCCTCGATAAGGATGACGCTGCAGCTTATACTGACAGGTTATGTACTGCTTTATATATTCAAGCGCCCGGATCCGCTTATGACAGTCGGTATAATTGTGCTTATGGAAATTTTTGCAGTACATACGGTTTTCAAGAAATTCAAGGGACGTATATCAGATTCGCTGAAGAAGGTAATCGCTATTTCGCTTATTGCAGGCACGCTTCTATGCCTTTTGTATTTCCTGTTCGTTGTTGTGCGAATATCCCCCTGGTACAATCCGCAATACTTCATTCCTATTGCAGGGATGTTCATCGGCAATTCCATGACCGGAATTTCCCTGGGAGTGAACTCTCTGACGGAGGGTATGACTGCCAAAAGATACATAGTTGAAGAAGCGCTAATACTCGGCGCAACGCCAGAGGCTGCAGCAAGAGATATTGTAAACAAGACATTCGATGCGGCTATACTGCCTACAATCAACTCTATGGTGGGAATGGGAATTGTATTTTTGCCAGGAATGATGACAGGCCAGATTCTCTCGGGAACTATTCCGACAACGGCCATAGCGTACCAGATAGCGATAATGCTTGGTATACTTGGTGCCGTTTCACTGTCTGTAATAACTATGCTTCAGCTTGGCTACAAGACGTTCTTCAACAAGGAAAGCCAGCTGCTTTAA
- a CDS encoding FAD-binding oxidoreductase: MSNDIIRYDVEEYIEYMRDESRIFGKANSISFPTSEAELKRVLEKLAESSETVTLQGARTGLTGGAVPMEGHVINLSRMARISGLRFDGEKDCFFLRVEPGVLLSEINRAVSKLEFDTSEWSAESMDALKELKSSKGRFFSPDPTETSATIGGMISCNASGAKSFKYGATRNHVESLKVMLVDGDTISLKRGRERIEGGVLRLTTQGGREICEKLDVYKMPHVKNASGYYLESDMDVIDLFIGAEGTLGITVEAEIGLIPKPACIYGVMAFFPDQEKAIDFVEVAKTLERRPAALEFFNCLALELIRANMYKGHLPDIQRIAPVCHTGIYAELHAMDEDSGKGMLEALSALIEDCGGNLAQTWLAVSKHDMERLKEFRHAVPEFVNSIIDDRRKSEPSLTKLGTDMAVPQGFLRDVMRMYDEGIQSAGLESVIFGHIGDNHLHVNILPRSMSEYDTGKKLYGEWAEAVAKMGGTVSAEHGIGKFKAAMLRKMYSQDVLDSMMKIKRVFDPGNRLNRGNLFG; this comes from the coding sequence ATGTCTAACGATATCATAAGATACGACGTGGAAGAATACATCGAGTACATGAGGGATGAATCAAGGATTTTCGGAAAAGCTAATTCGATTTCATTTCCAACAAGCGAAGCCGAGCTCAAGAGAGTGCTTGAAAAACTGGCTGAAAGCTCAGAAACCGTAACCTTACAAGGAGCACGCACGGGCCTTACAGGAGGGGCAGTGCCCATGGAAGGTCATGTCATAAATTTATCGAGAATGGCAAGGATATCGGGGCTGAGATTTGACGGTGAAAAGGACTGCTTTTTTCTTAGAGTCGAACCGGGAGTCTTGCTCTCGGAGATAAACAGGGCTGTTTCAAAGCTTGAATTTGACACATCTGAATGGAGCGCAGAGTCGATGGATGCGCTAAAGGAGCTCAAATCATCAAAGGGCAGATTCTTTTCGCCTGATCCGACAGAGACAAGCGCCACAATCGGAGGCATGATATCCTGCAATGCATCGGGCGCAAAGTCATTCAAATATGGGGCTACACGTAATCACGTAGAATCGCTCAAGGTTATGCTTGTAGACGGAGATACTATAAGCCTTAAAAGAGGCAGGGAACGGATAGAAGGCGGGGTACTCAGACTTACTACGCAAGGCGGGAGAGAAATTTGCGAAAAGCTGGATGTCTATAAGATGCCCCATGTTAAAAACGCTTCCGGCTACTATCTAGAAAGCGACATGGACGTTATAGATCTTTTCATAGGCGCAGAAGGTACACTCGGAATAACTGTAGAGGCTGAAATAGGGCTTATTCCAAAGCCAGCGTGCATATACGGCGTCATGGCATTCTTTCCAGACCAGGAAAAGGCGATAGACTTTGTTGAAGTGGCCAAGACGCTTGAAAGAAGACCTGCAGCTTTAGAATTCTTCAACTGCTTGGCTTTGGAGCTAATAAGGGCAAATATGTACAAGGGACATCTTCCGGACATACAAAGGATTGCGCCTGTATGTCACACGGGGATATATGCGGAGCTGCATGCAATGGATGAGGATTCCGGCAAAGGTATGCTTGAAGCTTTGTCAGCTTTGATAGAAGACTGCGGCGGAAATCTTGCGCAGACTTGGCTTGCCGTTTCAAAGCATGACATGGAAAGGCTCAAGGAATTCAGACATGCGGTGCCAGAGTTTGTAAACAGTATCATAGACGATAGGCGAAAAAGCGAACCGTCACTTACGAAGTTGGGGACCGACATGGCTGTTCCCCAAGGATTCCTGCGAGACGTAATGAGGATGTATGATGAAGGCATACAAAGCGCCGGTCTTGAATCGGTGATATTTGGGCACATTGGGGACAACCATCTGCATGTAAACATATTGCCAAGGAGCATGAGTGAATATGATACAGGCAAAAAGCTTTACGGTGAATGGGCGGAGGCCGTTGCAAAAATGGGCGGCACAGTTTCAGCAGAGCATGGCATTGGAAAGTTTAAGGCGGCAATGCTAAGGAAGATGTACAGTCAGGATGTTCTTGATTCAATGATGAAAATAAAAAGGGTATTCGACCCCGGCAACAGGCTAAACAGGGGCAATCTATTCGGCTAA
- a CDS encoding hemolysin family protein, which yields MTSEFLFLMILILLNAFFAASEIALITLNDNKIKLMAEEGNKKAKLLQKLLNEPSRFLATIQIGITLAGFLASAFASESFSGRIVEIVQNIGVPIPAEWLKGISVFMITLVLSYFTLVLGELVPKRLAMKKAEQISMFAAEPLNFIMTVTSPFVKLLTASTNFFVRMFGVDPHAEDDRVTEEEIRMMVDVGEEKGTIHEIEKQMINNIFEFNDKTVEDIMTHRVDIVAIEESANFDEAISIINNERYSRIPVFEGSIDNIVGILYGKDLLRFITENGDKEKFNIKSMARKPYFVPASKRTDELFKELQKSKMHMAIIIDEYGGTAGIATFEDLVEEIVGNIFDEDDEEERDFERIDDSTVVINGSANLDDVGEYLKAELPTEEYETLSGFIIGQLGRIPEKDENLEVELNGFIFRIERVEEKRVTKVRVNISSKEVLD from the coding sequence ATGACTAGTGAGTTTTTGTTTTTAATGATACTGATTTTGCTGAACGCGTTTTTTGCGGCCTCAGAAATTGCATTGATTACACTAAATGACAATAAAATAAAATTGATGGCTGAGGAAGGGAATAAGAAGGCTAAATTGCTCCAAAAGCTTTTGAATGAGCCCAGCAGATTCCTTGCCACAATTCAGATAGGAATAACGCTTGCAGGCTTCCTGGCGAGTGCATTTGCATCAGAAAGCTTTTCGGGAAGAATTGTGGAAATTGTTCAAAATATTGGAGTTCCAATACCAGCTGAGTGGCTGAAAGGTATATCTGTTTTTATGATAACATTAGTGCTGTCATATTTTACTCTGGTTCTTGGCGAGCTTGTTCCCAAGAGGCTGGCGATGAAAAAGGCAGAACAGATATCGATGTTTGCAGCAGAACCGTTGAATTTTATCATGACGGTAACATCGCCGTTTGTAAAATTGTTGACAGCGTCGACTAATTTTTTCGTAAGAATGTTTGGCGTTGACCCTCACGCTGAGGACGATAGGGTGACTGAAGAAGAAATCCGGATGATGGTGGATGTGGGTGAGGAGAAAGGCACCATACATGAGATTGAAAAACAGATGATCAACAATATTTTCGAGTTCAATGACAAAACTGTCGAGGACATAATGACTCACAGGGTTGATATTGTAGCAATTGAAGAATCTGCTAACTTTGATGAAGCGATTTCTATTATAAATAATGAAAGGTATTCGAGAATTCCAGTGTTTGAAGGTAGCATAGACAATATAGTTGGTATACTGTATGGCAAGGACTTGTTAAGATTTATCACGGAAAATGGCGATAAAGAGAAATTCAATATAAAGAGCATGGCAAGAAAACCTTATTTTGTGCCGGCATCTAAGCGTACAGACGAGCTTTTCAAGGAGTTGCAAAAGAGCAAGATGCATATGGCGATTATAATTGATGAGTACGGAGGAACCGCGGGGATTGCTACATTCGAGGATTTGGTAGAGGAGATTGTTGGCAACATTTTTGACGAAGACGATGAAGAGGAAAGGGACTTTGAAAGGATAGATGACAGCACAGTAGTTATAAATGGCTCGGCTAACCTGGATGATGTAGGCGAGTATCTGAAGGCGGAGTTGCCTACAGAGGAATACGAGACTTTAAGCGGTTTCATAATAGGGCAGCTTGGGCGAATACCTGAAAAAGACGAAAATCTAGAGGTTGAGCTCAATGGGTTTATATTTAGAATTGAGAGAGTCGAAGAAAAGCGGGTAACAAAGGTAAGGGTGAATATTTCTTCTAAGGAAGTTCTTGATTAA